In a genomic window of Coregonus clupeaformis isolate EN_2021a chromosome 27, ASM2061545v1, whole genome shotgun sequence:
- the LOC121541934 gene encoding V-type proton ATPase catalytic subunit A-like, with translation MDTSKLPKIRDEERESEFGYVHGVSGPVVTATAMAGAAMYELVRVGHSELVGEIIRLEGDMATIQVYEETSGVSVGDPVLRTGKPLSVELGPGIMGSIFDGIQRPLKDINDLTQSIYIPRGVNIGALNRDLKWEFTPGQSLRTGSHITGGDIYGTVFENSLIKHKLMLPPRSRGTVTYVAPPGNYDVNDVVLELEFEGLKERFTMIQVWPVRQIRPVTEKLPANHPLLTGQRVLDALFPCVQGGTTAIPGAFGCGKTVISQSLSKYSNSDVIIYVGCGERGNEMSEVLRDFPELTMEVDGKVESIMKRTALVANTSNMPVAAREASIYTGITLSEYFRDMGYNVSMMADSTSRWAEALREISGRLAEMPADSGYPAYLGARLASFYERAGRVKCLGNPEREGSVSIVGAVSPPGGDFSDPVTSATLGIVQVFWGLDKKLAQRKHFPSVNWLISYSKYTRALDEYYDKHFPEFVPLRTKTKEILQEEEDLAEIVQLVGKASLAETDKITLEVAKLLKDDFLQQNGYTPYDRFCPFYKTVGILSNTIAFYDLARHAVETTAQSDNKITWSMIREHMGEILYRLSSMKFKDPVKEGEAKIKAEYSQLLEDMQNAFRTLED, from the exons ATGGACACTTCCAAGCTTCCTAAGATCCGTGATGAAGAGCGGGAAAGCGAGTTTGGATATGTGCATGGAGTTtctggtccag TGGTGACGGCCACCGCCATGGCAGGAGCGGCCATGTACGAGCTGGTGCGTGTGGGCCACAGTGAGCTGGTGGGAGAGATCATCAGGCTGGAGGGCGACATGGCCACCATTCAGGTCTACGAGGAGACCT CTGGTGTGTCTGTCGGAGACCCTGTCCTTCGGACAGGAAAGCCCCTGTCTGTAGAGTTGGGGCCGGGAATCATGGGGTCCATCTTTGATGGCATCCAGCGGCCCCTCAAAGACATCAATGACCTCACTCAAAGCATTTACATCCCCAGAGGAGTCAACATTGGAGCCCTCAACCGTGACCTCAAGTGGGAGTTTACACCTGGCCAGAGTCTTAGA ACCGGCAGTCACATAACAGGTGGGGATATCTACGGCACAGTGTTTGAGAACTCGCTGATCAAACACAAGTTGATGCTCCCTCCCCGGAGCAGAGGCACTGTCACCTACGTGGCCCCACCTGGAAACTATGATGTCAAC GATGTGGTGCTGGAACTGGAGTTTGAGGGTTTGAAGGAGAGGTTTACCATGATCCAGGTCTGGCCAGTGCGACAGATTCGCCCGGTCACAGAGAAGCTACCTGCCAATCACCCCCTGCTCACCGGCCAGAGAGTGTTGGATGCCCTCTTCCC GTGTGTCCAGGGTGGTACTACTGCTATCCCAGGAGCCTTCGGTTGTGGCAAGACTGTGATCTCACAGTCGCTGTCCAAGTATTCCAACAGTGATGTCATCATCTATGTGGGCTGTGGAGAGCGTGGAAATGAGATGTCTGAAGTGTTGAGAGATTTTCCTGAG CTTACAATGGAAGTGGATGGAAAGGTTGAAAGTATCATGAAGAGAACAGCGCTAGTGGCCAACACTTCCAACATGCCTGTCGCTGCTAGAGAAGCCTCCATTTACACAG GAATCACTCTGTCTGAGTACTTCAGAGACATGGGCTACAACGTTAGTATGATGGCCGACTCCACCTCCCGGTGGGCCGAGGCTCTCAGGGAGATCTCAGGACGATTGGCTGAGATGCCTGCTG ACAGCGGGTACCCTGCCTACCTGGGAGCCAGACTGGCCTCCTTCTATGAGCGTGCTGGCAGGGTTAAGTGCCTGGGCaacccagagagagagggcagcGTCAGTATTGTTGGAGC TGTGTCTCCCCCTGGTGGAGACTTCTCTGATCCTGTTACTTCAGCTACACTGGGTATTGTACAG gtgttctGGGGTCTGGATAAGAAGCTGGCCCAGAGAAAGCATTTCCCCTCAGTCAACTGGCTGATCAGCTACAGCAAGTACACACGGGCGCTGGACGAGTACTATGACAAGCACTTCCCTGAGTTTGTGCCACTTCGCACCAAGACCAAGGAGATCctgcaggaggaggaggatcTGGCTGAGATTGTACAGCTTGTAGGCAAG GCATCTCTCGCTGAAACCGACAAGATCACATTGGAGGTTGCTAAACTACTCAAGGATGACTTCCTGCAGCAGAATGGCTATACTCCATATGACAG GTTCTGCCCTTTCTACAAAACGGTGGGCATCCTTTCCAACACGATTGCGTTCTACGACTTGGCGCGACATGCAGTGGAGACCACTGCTCAGAGTGACAACAAGATCACCTGGTCCATGATCCGGGAGCACATGGGAGAGATCCTCTACAGACTCAGCTCTATGAAGTTCAAG GACCCAGTGAAGGAGGGCGAGGCCAAGATCAAAGCAGAGTACTCCCAGCTGCTGGAGGACATGCAGAACGCCTTCCGTACCCTGGAGGACTGA
- the LOC121541243 gene encoding protein shisa-2-like, whose product MWTVRFAVGAFISMIFQVGMTQQWTNGEYCHGWKDAQSTWRGGFHCPERHDQREAVICCGTCELRYCCALIGARLDQGNCINHEQVLQAGTSDDEKDAKIAVPVYVPFVIVGSVFLAFIFLGSMVAMGVCLSRKQEISQSPDAGPQGGSGEQQQEVVPMTVSTGTSCGSTSSLYPPSASQACSTGPTRVHQTLKRQETPTSPQPSMVQPFTMHPSMVFSTLVHPSMLHHSIMHPYMAQMPTLYTSQGESRHLPSPCPPSSYTSTKPRHTEVII is encoded by the exons ATGTGGACCGTGCGTTTTGCTGTTGGGGCTTTTATCAGTATGATTTTCCAAGTGGGCATGACGCAACAGTGGACGAATGGTGAGTATTGCCATGGTTGGAAGGACGCGCAATCTACCTGGCGAGGGGGTTTCCATTGTCCGGAGCGCCACGATCAAAGAGAAGCAGTGATCTGCTGTGGAACTTGTGAGCTGCGCTACTGTTGCGCACTCATAGGCGCAAGACTGGATCAGGGAAACTGCATCAACCACGAGCAAGTTCTACAGGCTGGCACGTCTGATGACGAGAAAGATGCCAAGATCGCAG tACCTGTCTATGTTCCCTTTGTTATCGTGGGCTCTGTGTTTCTGGCCTTTATCTTTCTGGGCTCCATGGTGGCCATGGGTGTCTGTCTGAGTCGTAAACAGGAGATCTCCCAAAGCCCAGACGCTGGTCCCCAGGGTGGGAGTGGAGAGCAGCAGCAGGAGGTTGTACCCATGACTGTGAGTACAGGGACGTCCTGTGGTTCCACCTCATCTCTCTACCCTCCCAGTGCCAGCCAAGCCTGTTCAACTGGACCCACACGTGTCCACCAAACCTTAAAGAGGCAGGAAACTCCCACCAGCCCACAACCCTCCATGGTCCAACCTTTTACCATGCACCCCTCCATGGTGTTTTCCACCCTGGTTCACCCCTCCATGCTTCATCATTCCATAATGCATCCTTATATGGCTCAAATGCCTACTCTGTATACCTCACAAGGGGAAAGCCGTCATCTCCCATCTCCCTGCCCTCCATCCAGCTATACCAGCACTAAACCCAGGCACACTGAAGTGATCATATAA